The following proteins are encoded in a genomic region of Fusarium oxysporum f. sp. lycopersici 4287 chromosome 1, whole genome shotgun sequence:
- a CDS encoding zinc finger transcription factor ace1, translated as MSFSHPRRRTPVTRPDSDTDNALSLKNSSTLRKGATFHSPTSSSSTLDNTFVPPTLPRAQSHLDDVVDANRRRVALALNDIDEALSLDQLSLSPKSKIKTLRDTSLPIPRGFLEGPIVDPKMTKEEERRVLRPRSVRHSRHHESDSGLGTSVASTNEKRGAVTSAKKETKVQTRSAITRSVAAASEKLPSLGPKAINRIHEHTLRPLLAKPTLKEFEPIVLDIPRRIRSKEIICLRDLEKTLIFMAPTKSATLYLDFCLTSVQCIQATVEYLSDREQIRPADRPYTNGYFLDLKDQILQYGKQLAAKNSGDDMDIDASDEIKLIGGLHEGRPVELVRVRKDGTYISLDTGKPVEVDSDSPMQVKRSLSQQLEDEEEIQRSMARRKKNASPEELAPKKCREPGCNKEFKRPCDLTKHEKTHSRPWKCPVPTCKYHTYGWPTEKEMDRHHNDKHSAAPAMYECMFKPCPYKSKRESNCKQHMEKAHGWTYVRTKTNGKKLPSVAGSVQQQTPPLGNMSTPSSTEYNGVPTPPQNDVTQFVGDFPLYPNDSDWMSINNIPTETLHLDLAMDSTSPASASSYEQYAPYQNGSAFILDNEDLYAAHMQLPAQLPTPEQPVMYNPNLKMMQQQLPMYQQPQQQIPIQTVAPHFSPTGQETAMLYTPNSLRDVDEGFDDSFAGDGMDFPLFPNDNGNGMTKTNDYQSLFGEIPSANLGFSQNSQDIFQMMDWSNVDLQQNLGE; from the exons ATGTCCTTCTCCCACCCTCGTCGAAGGACTCCGGTGACTCGCCCGGACAGCGACACCGACAATGCCCTGTCCCTTAAGAACAGCTCTACCCTCCGTAAGGGTGCGACATTTCACTCTCctacttcatcatcttcgacTCTAGACAACACATTTGTCCCTCCCACGCTGCCTCGAGCTCAGTCTCACTTGGACGATGTCGTCGATGCCAACCGTCGACGTGTGGCCCTGGCTCTGAACGACATTGACGAGGCTCTGTCCTTGGATCAGCTCTCTCTGTCGCCAAAGTCTAAGATCAAGACGCTTCGAGACACCAGTCTCCCCATCCCTCGCGGCTTCCTCGAGGGACCTATCGTCGACCCCAAGATGAcaaaagaagaggagaggcgCGTTCTGCGCCCTCGCTCTGTTCGCCATTCACGGCACCATGAGTCTGATAGCGGTTTGGGTACATCGGTGGCTTCCACAAACGAGAAGCGGGGTGCAGTCACTTCGGCAAAGAAGGAGACAAAGGTGCAAACACGATCCGCCATCACAAGATCCGTTGCCGCAGCATCGGAAAAGCTTCCCTCTCTGGGGCCCAAGGCTATCAACCGCATTCACGAGCACACTTTGCGCCCTTTGTTGGCAAAGCCGACTCTCAAGGAGTTTGAGCCCATTGTCCTTGACATCCCGCGACGAATTCGATCAAAGGAAATTATTTGCTTGCGAGATCTTGAGAAAACATTGATCTTTATGGCACCG acCAAGTCAGCAACTTTGTACCTGGATTTCTGCCTTACGTCCGTGCAATGCATTCAAGCGACCGTCGAATATCTCAGCGACCGCGAACAAATTCGACCTGCTGACCGGCCTTACACTAACGGATACTTCCTCGACCTGAAGGACCAGATTCTACAATACGGAAAACAACTTGCCGCAAAGAACAGCGGTGACGATATGGATATCGACGC ATCTGACGAGATCAAACTCATCGGTGGTCTCCACGAAGGTCGCCCCGTCGAGCTCGTCCGTGTCCGCAAGGACGGCACATACATCTCTCTGGACACTGGTAAGCCTGTTGAGGTTGACAGCGACTCGCCAATGCAAGTAAAGCGATCCCTGAGCCAGCAgctcgaggacgaggaggagattcAACGATCCATGGCTCGCCGCAAGAAGAATGCTTCACCCGAGGAGCTAGCTCCCAAGAAGTGCCGCGAGCCCGGCTGCAACAAGGAGTTCAAGCGTCCTTGCGATCTTACCAAGCACGAAAAGACCCACTCTCGCCCTTGGAAGTGCCCTGTCCCGACTTGCAAGTATCACACCTATGGATGGCCTACTGAGAAGGAAATGGACCGTCACCACAACGACAAGCACTCTGCTGCCCCTGCCATGTATGAGTGCATGTTCAAGCCTTGCCCTTATAAGTCGAAACGTGAATCCAACTGCAAGCAGCATATGGAGAAAGCCCATGGCTGGACCTACGTTCGAACCAAGACCAACGGAAAGAAGCTACCATCAGTTGCTGGCAGCGTTCAGCAACAGACTCCGCCTCTGGGTAACATGTCAACGCCTTCTTCTACTGAATACAACGGTGTGCCCACTCCTCCTCAGAACGACGTGACGCAGTTCGTTGGCGACTTCCCTCTCTACCCCAATGACTCGGACTGGATGTCAATCAACAACATTCCCACCGAGACACTTCACCTGGATCTGGCAATGGATTCCACTTCGCCTGCTTCGGCTAGTTCCTACGAGCAGTATGCCCCTTACCAGAACGGCTCGGCCTTCATCCTCGATAACGAGGACCTCTATGCTGCTCATATGCAGCTTCCAGCTCAGCTACCCACACCTGAGCAACCTGTCATGTATAACCCCAACCTCAAGATGATGCAACAGCAATTGCCTATGTATCAGCAACCCCAGCAGCAGATTCCCATCCAGACTGTTGCTCCTCACTTTTCGCCAACTGGCCAGGAAACAGCCATGCTTTATACTCCAAATTCATTAcgggatgttgatgaaggttTTGACGACTCCTTTGCAGGAGACGGCATGGAttttcctctcttccctAATGACAATGGCAATGGCATGACCAAGACCAATGATTATCAGTCACTGTTTGGTGAAATCCCCAGCGCCAATCTGGGCTTCTCCCAGAACTCTCAGGACATCTTTCAGATGATGGACTGGTCAAACGTTGATTTGCAGCAGAACCTCGGAGAATAG
- a CDS encoding zinc finger transcription factor ace1, whose protein sequence is MSFSHPRRRTPVTRPDSDTDNALSLKNSSTLRKGATFHSPTSSSSTLDNTFVPPTLPRAQSHLDDVVDANRRRVALALNDIDEALSLDQLSLSPKSKIKTLRDTSLPIPRGFLEGPIVDPKMTKEEERRVLRPRSVRHSRHHESDSGLGTSVASTNEKRGAVTSAKKETKVQTRSAITRSVAAASEKLPSLGPKAINRIHEHTLRPLLAKPTLKEFEPIVLDIPRRIRSKEIICLRDLEKTLIFMAPVSQLLTGFGVWENTYRNLCLKEKTKSATLYLDFCLTSVQCIQATVEYLSDREQIRPADRPYTNGYFLDLKDQILQYGKQLAAKNSGDDMDIDAYVPSFVPLDYPTNSCRRSDEIKLIGGLHEGRPVELVRVRKDGTYISLDTGKPVEVDSDSPMQVKRSLSQQLEDEEEIQRSMARRKKNASPEELAPKKCREPGCNKEFKRPCDLTKHEKTHSRPWKCPVPTCKYHTYGWPTEKEMDRHHNDKHSAAPAMYECMFKPCPYKSKRESNCKQHMEKAHGWTYVRTKTNGKKLPSVAGSVQQQTPPLGNMSTPSSTEYNGVPTPPQNDVTQFVGDFPLYPNDSDWMSINNIPTETLHLDLAMDSTSPASASSYEQYAPYQNGSAFILDNEDLYAAHMQLPAQLPTPEQPVMYNPNLKMMQQQLPMYQQPQQQIPIQTVAPHFSPTGQETAMLYTPNSLRDVDEGFDDSFAGDGMDFPLFPNDNGNGMTKTNDYQSLFGEIPSANLGFSQNSQDIFQMMDWSNVDLQQNLGE, encoded by the coding sequence ATGTCCTTCTCCCACCCTCGTCGAAGGACTCCGGTGACTCGCCCGGACAGCGACACCGACAATGCCCTGTCCCTTAAGAACAGCTCTACCCTCCGTAAGGGTGCGACATTTCACTCTCctacttcatcatcttcgacTCTAGACAACACATTTGTCCCTCCCACGCTGCCTCGAGCTCAGTCTCACTTGGACGATGTCGTCGATGCCAACCGTCGACGTGTGGCCCTGGCTCTGAACGACATTGACGAGGCTCTGTCCTTGGATCAGCTCTCTCTGTCGCCAAAGTCTAAGATCAAGACGCTTCGAGACACCAGTCTCCCCATCCCTCGCGGCTTCCTCGAGGGACCTATCGTCGACCCCAAGATGAcaaaagaagaggagaggcgCGTTCTGCGCCCTCGCTCTGTTCGCCATTCACGGCACCATGAGTCTGATAGCGGTTTGGGTACATCGGTGGCTTCCACAAACGAGAAGCGGGGTGCAGTCACTTCGGCAAAGAAGGAGACAAAGGTGCAAACACGATCCGCCATCACAAGATCCGTTGCCGCAGCATCGGAAAAGCTTCCCTCTCTGGGGCCCAAGGCTATCAACCGCATTCACGAGCACACTTTGCGCCCTTTGTTGGCAAAGCCGACTCTCAAGGAGTTTGAGCCCATTGTCCTTGACATCCCGCGACGAATTCGATCAAAGGAAATTATTTGCTTGCGAGATCTTGAGAAAACATTGATCTTTATGGCACCGGTAAGTCAGCTTCTGACTGGTTTTGGCGTTTGGGAAAATACTTATCGGAATTTGTgtttgaaggagaagacCAAGTCAGCAACTTTGTACCTGGATTTCTGCCTTACGTCCGTGCAATGCATTCAAGCGACCGTCGAATATCTCAGCGACCGCGAACAAATTCGACCTGCTGACCGGCCTTACACTAACGGATACTTCCTCGACCTGAAGGACCAGATTCTACAATACGGAAAACAACTTGCCGCAAAGAACAGCGGTGACGATATGGATATCGACGCGTATGTACCCAGCTTCGTTCCCTTGGACTATCCAACTAACTCTTGCCGAAGATCTGACGAGATCAAACTCATCGGTGGTCTCCACGAAGGTCGCCCCGTCGAGCTCGTCCGTGTCCGCAAGGACGGCACATACATCTCTCTGGACACTGGTAAGCCTGTTGAGGTTGACAGCGACTCGCCAATGCAAGTAAAGCGATCCCTGAGCCAGCAgctcgaggacgaggaggagattcAACGATCCATGGCTCGCCGCAAGAAGAATGCTTCACCCGAGGAGCTAGCTCCCAAGAAGTGCCGCGAGCCCGGCTGCAACAAGGAGTTCAAGCGTCCTTGCGATCTTACCAAGCACGAAAAGACCCACTCTCGCCCTTGGAAGTGCCCTGTCCCGACTTGCAAGTATCACACCTATGGATGGCCTACTGAGAAGGAAATGGACCGTCACCACAACGACAAGCACTCTGCTGCCCCTGCCATGTATGAGTGCATGTTCAAGCCTTGCCCTTATAAGTCGAAACGTGAATCCAACTGCAAGCAGCATATGGAGAAAGCCCATGGCTGGACCTACGTTCGAACCAAGACCAACGGAAAGAAGCTACCATCAGTTGCTGGCAGCGTTCAGCAACAGACTCCGCCTCTGGGTAACATGTCAACGCCTTCTTCTACTGAATACAACGGTGTGCCCACTCCTCCTCAGAACGACGTGACGCAGTTCGTTGGCGACTTCCCTCTCTACCCCAATGACTCGGACTGGATGTCAATCAACAACATTCCCACCGAGACACTTCACCTGGATCTGGCAATGGATTCCACTTCGCCTGCTTCGGCTAGTTCCTACGAGCAGTATGCCCCTTACCAGAACGGCTCGGCCTTCATCCTCGATAACGAGGACCTCTATGCTGCTCATATGCAGCTTCCAGCTCAGCTACCCACACCTGAGCAACCTGTCATGTATAACCCCAACCTCAAGATGATGCAACAGCAATTGCCTATGTATCAGCAACCCCAGCAGCAGATTCCCATCCAGACTGTTGCTCCTCACTTTTCGCCAACTGGCCAGGAAACAGCCATGCTTTATACTCCAAATTCATTAcgggatgttgatgaaggttTTGACGACTCCTTTGCAGGAGACGGCATGGAttttcctctcttccctAATGACAATGGCAATGGCATGACCAAGACCAATGATTATCAGTCACTGTTTGGTGAAATCCCCAGCGCCAATCTGGGCTTCTCCCAGAACTCTCAGGACATCTTTCAGATGATGGACTGGTCAAACGTTGATTTGCAGCAGAACCTCGGAGAATAG
- a CDS encoding zinc finger transcription factor ace1 encodes MSFSHPRRRTPVTRPDSDTDNALSLKNSSTLRKGATFHSPTSSSSTLDNTFVPPTLPRAQSHLDDVVDANRRRVALALNDIDEALSLDQLSLSPKSKIKTLRDTSLPIPRGFLEGPIVDPKMTKEEERRVLRPRSVRHSRHHESDSGLGTSVASTNEKRGAVTSAKKETKVQTRSAITRSVAAASEKLPSLGPKAINRIHEHTLRPLLAKPTLKEFEPIVLDIPRRIRSKEIICLRDLEKTLIFMAPVSQLLTGFGVWENTYRNLCLKEKTKSATLYLDFCLTSVQCIQATVEYLSDREQIRPADRPYTNGYFLDLKDQILQYGKQLAAKNSGDDMDIDASDEIKLIGGLHEGRPVELVRVRKDGTYISLDTGKPVEVDSDSPMQVKRSLSQQLEDEEEIQRSMARRKKNASPEELAPKKCREPGCNKEFKRPCDLTKHEKTHSRPWKCPVPTCKYHTYGWPTEKEMDRHHNDKHSAAPAMYECMFKPCPYKSKRESNCKQHMEKAHGWTYVRTKTNGKKLPSVAGSVQQQTPPLGNMSTPSSTEYNGVPTPPQNDVTQFVGDFPLYPNDSDWMSINNIPTETLHLDLAMDSTSPASASSYEQYAPYQNGSAFILDNEDLYAAHMQLPAQLPTPEQPVMYNPNLKMMQQQLPMYQQPQQQIPIQTVAPHFSPTGQETAMLYTPNSLRDVDEGFDDSFAGDGMDFPLFPNDNGNGMTKTNDYQSLFGEIPSANLGFSQNSQDIFQMMDWSNVDLQQNLGE; translated from the exons ATGTCCTTCTCCCACCCTCGTCGAAGGACTCCGGTGACTCGCCCGGACAGCGACACCGACAATGCCCTGTCCCTTAAGAACAGCTCTACCCTCCGTAAGGGTGCGACATTTCACTCTCctacttcatcatcttcgacTCTAGACAACACATTTGTCCCTCCCACGCTGCCTCGAGCTCAGTCTCACTTGGACGATGTCGTCGATGCCAACCGTCGACGTGTGGCCCTGGCTCTGAACGACATTGACGAGGCTCTGTCCTTGGATCAGCTCTCTCTGTCGCCAAAGTCTAAGATCAAGACGCTTCGAGACACCAGTCTCCCCATCCCTCGCGGCTTCCTCGAGGGACCTATCGTCGACCCCAAGATGAcaaaagaagaggagaggcgCGTTCTGCGCCCTCGCTCTGTTCGCCATTCACGGCACCATGAGTCTGATAGCGGTTTGGGTACATCGGTGGCTTCCACAAACGAGAAGCGGGGTGCAGTCACTTCGGCAAAGAAGGAGACAAAGGTGCAAACACGATCCGCCATCACAAGATCCGTTGCCGCAGCATCGGAAAAGCTTCCCTCTCTGGGGCCCAAGGCTATCAACCGCATTCACGAGCACACTTTGCGCCCTTTGTTGGCAAAGCCGACTCTCAAGGAGTTTGAGCCCATTGTCCTTGACATCCCGCGACGAATTCGATCAAAGGAAATTATTTGCTTGCGAGATCTTGAGAAAACATTGATCTTTATGGCACCGGTAAGTCAGCTTCTGACTGGTTTTGGCGTTTGGGAAAATACTTATCGGAATTTGTgtttgaaggagaagacCAAGTCAGCAACTTTGTACCTGGATTTCTGCCTTACGTCCGTGCAATGCATTCAAGCGACCGTCGAATATCTCAGCGACCGCGAACAAATTCGACCTGCTGACCGGCCTTACACTAACGGATACTTCCTCGACCTGAAGGACCAGATTCTACAATACGGAAAACAACTTGCCGCAAAGAACAGCGGTGACGATATGGATATCGACGC ATCTGACGAGATCAAACTCATCGGTGGTCTCCACGAAGGTCGCCCCGTCGAGCTCGTCCGTGTCCGCAAGGACGGCACATACATCTCTCTGGACACTGGTAAGCCTGTTGAGGTTGACAGCGACTCGCCAATGCAAGTAAAGCGATCCCTGAGCCAGCAgctcgaggacgaggaggagattcAACGATCCATGGCTCGCCGCAAGAAGAATGCTTCACCCGAGGAGCTAGCTCCCAAGAAGTGCCGCGAGCCCGGCTGCAACAAGGAGTTCAAGCGTCCTTGCGATCTTACCAAGCACGAAAAGACCCACTCTCGCCCTTGGAAGTGCCCTGTCCCGACTTGCAAGTATCACACCTATGGATGGCCTACTGAGAAGGAAATGGACCGTCACCACAACGACAAGCACTCTGCTGCCCCTGCCATGTATGAGTGCATGTTCAAGCCTTGCCCTTATAAGTCGAAACGTGAATCCAACTGCAAGCAGCATATGGAGAAAGCCCATGGCTGGACCTACGTTCGAACCAAGACCAACGGAAAGAAGCTACCATCAGTTGCTGGCAGCGTTCAGCAACAGACTCCGCCTCTGGGTAACATGTCAACGCCTTCTTCTACTGAATACAACGGTGTGCCCACTCCTCCTCAGAACGACGTGACGCAGTTCGTTGGCGACTTCCCTCTCTACCCCAATGACTCGGACTGGATGTCAATCAACAACATTCCCACCGAGACACTTCACCTGGATCTGGCAATGGATTCCACTTCGCCTGCTTCGGCTAGTTCCTACGAGCAGTATGCCCCTTACCAGAACGGCTCGGCCTTCATCCTCGATAACGAGGACCTCTATGCTGCTCATATGCAGCTTCCAGCTCAGCTACCCACACCTGAGCAACCTGTCATGTATAACCCCAACCTCAAGATGATGCAACAGCAATTGCCTATGTATCAGCAACCCCAGCAGCAGATTCCCATCCAGACTGTTGCTCCTCACTTTTCGCCAACTGGCCAGGAAACAGCCATGCTTTATACTCCAAATTCATTAcgggatgttgatgaaggttTTGACGACTCCTTTGCAGGAGACGGCATGGAttttcctctcttccctAATGACAATGGCAATGGCATGACCAAGACCAATGATTATCAGTCACTGTTTGGTGAAATCCCCAGCGCCAATCTGGGCTTCTCCCAGAACTCTCAGGACATCTTTCAGATGATGGACTGGTCAAACGTTGATTTGCAGCAGAACCTCGGAGAATAG
- a CDS encoding zinc finger transcription factor ace1 — MSFSHPRRRTPVTRPDSDTDNALSLKNSSTLRKGATFHSPTSSSSTLDNTFVPPTLPRAQSHLDDVVDANRRRVALALNDIDEALSLDQLSLSPKSKIKTLRDTSLPIPRGFLEGPIVDPKMTKEEERRVLRPRSVRHSRHHESDSGLGTSVASTNEKRGAVTSAKKETKVQTRSAITRSVAAASEKLPSLGPKAINRIHEHTLRPLLAKPTLKEFEPIVLDIPRRIRSKEIICLRDLEKTLIFMAPEKTKSATLYLDFCLTSVQCIQATVEYLSDREQIRPADRPYTNGYFLDLKDQILQYGKQLAAKNSGDDMDIDAYVPSFVPLDYPTNSCRRSDEIKLIGGLHEGRPVELVRVRKDGTYISLDTGKPVEVDSDSPMQVKRSLSQQLEDEEEIQRSMARRKKNASPEELAPKKCREPGCNKEFKRPCDLTKHEKTHSRPWKCPVPTCKYHTYGWPTEKEMDRHHNDKHSAAPAMYECMFKPCPYKSKRESNCKQHMEKAHGWTYVRTKTNGKKLPSVAGSVQQQTPPLGNMSTPSSTEYNGVPTPPQNDVTQFVGDFPLYPNDSDWMSINNIPTETLHLDLAMDSTSPASASSYEQYAPYQNGSAFILDNEDLYAAHMQLPAQLPTPEQPVMYNPNLKMMQQQLPMYQQPQQQIPIQTVAPHFSPTGQETAMLYTPNSLRDVDEGFDDSFAGDGMDFPLFPNDNGNGMTKTNDYQSLFGEIPSANLGFSQNSQDIFQMMDWSNVDLQQNLGE, encoded by the exons ATGTCCTTCTCCCACCCTCGTCGAAGGACTCCGGTGACTCGCCCGGACAGCGACACCGACAATGCCCTGTCCCTTAAGAACAGCTCTACCCTCCGTAAGGGTGCGACATTTCACTCTCctacttcatcatcttcgacTCTAGACAACACATTTGTCCCTCCCACGCTGCCTCGAGCTCAGTCTCACTTGGACGATGTCGTCGATGCCAACCGTCGACGTGTGGCCCTGGCTCTGAACGACATTGACGAGGCTCTGTCCTTGGATCAGCTCTCTCTGTCGCCAAAGTCTAAGATCAAGACGCTTCGAGACACCAGTCTCCCCATCCCTCGCGGCTTCCTCGAGGGACCTATCGTCGACCCCAAGATGAcaaaagaagaggagaggcgCGTTCTGCGCCCTCGCTCTGTTCGCCATTCACGGCACCATGAGTCTGATAGCGGTTTGGGTACATCGGTGGCTTCCACAAACGAGAAGCGGGGTGCAGTCACTTCGGCAAAGAAGGAGACAAAGGTGCAAACACGATCCGCCATCACAAGATCCGTTGCCGCAGCATCGGAAAAGCTTCCCTCTCTGGGGCCCAAGGCTATCAACCGCATTCACGAGCACACTTTGCGCCCTTTGTTGGCAAAGCCGACTCTCAAGGAGTTTGAGCCCATTGTCCTTGACATCCCGCGACGAATTCGATCAAAGGAAATTATTTGCTTGCGAGATCTTGAGAAAACATTGATCTTTATGGCACCG gagaagacCAAGTCAGCAACTTTGTACCTGGATTTCTGCCTTACGTCCGTGCAATGCATTCAAGCGACCGTCGAATATCTCAGCGACCGCGAACAAATTCGACCTGCTGACCGGCCTTACACTAACGGATACTTCCTCGACCTGAAGGACCAGATTCTACAATACGGAAAACAACTTGCCGCAAAGAACAGCGGTGACGATATGGATATCGACGCGTATGTACCCAGCTTCGTTCCCTTGGACTATCCAACTAACTCTTGCCGAAGATCTGACGAGATCAAACTCATCGGTGGTCTCCACGAAGGTCGCCCCGTCGAGCTCGTCCGTGTCCGCAAGGACGGCACATACATCTCTCTGGACACTGGTAAGCCTGTTGAGGTTGACAGCGACTCGCCAATGCAAGTAAAGCGATCCCTGAGCCAGCAgctcgaggacgaggaggagattcAACGATCCATGGCTCGCCGCAAGAAGAATGCTTCACCCGAGGAGCTAGCTCCCAAGAAGTGCCGCGAGCCCGGCTGCAACAAGGAGTTCAAGCGTCCTTGCGATCTTACCAAGCACGAAAAGACCCACTCTCGCCCTTGGAAGTGCCCTGTCCCGACTTGCAAGTATCACACCTATGGATGGCCTACTGAGAAGGAAATGGACCGTCACCACAACGACAAGCACTCTGCTGCCCCTGCCATGTATGAGTGCATGTTCAAGCCTTGCCCTTATAAGTCGAAACGTGAATCCAACTGCAAGCAGCATATGGAGAAAGCCCATGGCTGGACCTACGTTCGAACCAAGACCAACGGAAAGAAGCTACCATCAGTTGCTGGCAGCGTTCAGCAACAGACTCCGCCTCTGGGTAACATGTCAACGCCTTCTTCTACTGAATACAACGGTGTGCCCACTCCTCCTCAGAACGACGTGACGCAGTTCGTTGGCGACTTCCCTCTCTACCCCAATGACTCGGACTGGATGTCAATCAACAACATTCCCACCGAGACACTTCACCTGGATCTGGCAATGGATTCCACTTCGCCTGCTTCGGCTAGTTCCTACGAGCAGTATGCCCCTTACCAGAACGGCTCGGCCTTCATCCTCGATAACGAGGACCTCTATGCTGCTCATATGCAGCTTCCAGCTCAGCTACCCACACCTGAGCAACCTGTCATGTATAACCCCAACCTCAAGATGATGCAACAGCAATTGCCTATGTATCAGCAACCCCAGCAGCAGATTCCCATCCAGACTGTTGCTCCTCACTTTTCGCCAACTGGCCAGGAAACAGCCATGCTTTATACTCCAAATTCATTAcgggatgttgatgaaggttTTGACGACTCCTTTGCAGGAGACGGCATGGAttttcctctcttccctAATGACAATGGCAATGGCATGACCAAGACCAATGATTATCAGTCACTGTTTGGTGAAATCCCCAGCGCCAATCTGGGCTTCTCCCAGAACTCTCAGGACATCTTTCAGATGATGGACTGGTCAAACGTTGATTTGCAGCAGAACCTCGGAGAATAG